The following coding sequences are from one Mycolicibacterium aichiense window:
- a CDS encoding ABC transporter ATP-binding protein, with the protein MKGDPLLEVTDLVKHFPIKSGVVVDREVARVRAVDGVSFTLHEGETLGLVGESGCGKSTLCRAILQLVTPTSGSVRFEGQELVGRSRRDLRPLRREMQMVFQDPFASLNPRKRVGQIIGDPLALHGLASGAQLKRQVHELLDRVGLQAEHFNRYPHEFSGGQRQRIGIARALALRPKLIIADEPVSALDVSVQAQIVNLLEELQDEFGLSYLFVAHDLGVVRHVSDRVAVMYLGKIVEHANADGLYGHPLHPYSNALLSAVPIPDPRRNAARERITLEGDVPSPIDPPPACRFHTRCASATDICRAEEPLLAELEPAHFAACHHPRL; encoded by the coding sequence ATGAAGGGCGATCCTCTGCTCGAGGTCACCGATCTCGTCAAGCATTTCCCGATCAAGTCCGGCGTCGTCGTCGACCGGGAGGTGGCGCGGGTACGGGCAGTCGACGGGGTCAGTTTCACTCTCCACGAGGGCGAAACACTCGGCCTGGTCGGCGAATCCGGCTGCGGCAAGTCAACTCTGTGCCGAGCCATTCTTCAGCTGGTGACGCCGACGTCGGGATCGGTCCGCTTCGAGGGCCAGGAGCTGGTCGGTCGGTCACGTCGCGATCTGCGGCCGCTGCGCCGCGAGATGCAGATGGTCTTCCAGGATCCGTTCGCCTCGTTGAACCCGCGCAAGCGGGTGGGGCAGATCATCGGCGATCCCCTCGCCTTGCACGGTCTGGCCAGTGGCGCCCAGTTGAAGCGACAAGTGCATGAACTGCTCGACCGGGTGGGGCTGCAGGCCGAACACTTCAACCGGTACCCGCACGAGTTCTCCGGCGGCCAGCGTCAGCGCATCGGCATCGCCCGCGCGTTGGCCTTGCGACCCAAGTTGATCATCGCCGACGAGCCGGTCTCGGCGCTCGACGTCTCGGTCCAGGCTCAGATCGTCAACCTGCTCGAGGAGTTGCAGGACGAGTTCGGCCTGTCCTACCTGTTCGTCGCCCACGACCTCGGTGTGGTCCGCCACGTCTCGGATCGAGTGGCGGTGATGTATCTGGGCAAGATCGTCGAGCACGCGAACGCCGACGGGCTGTACGGACATCCCCTGCACCCCTACAGCAACGCGCTGCTGTCGGCGGTGCCGATACCGGACCCTCGCAGGAACGCCGCCCGTGAACGCATCACCCTCGAAGGCGACGTCCCGAGTCCCATCGACCCGCCACCGGCGTGCCGGTTCCACACCCGCTGTGCCTCCGCCACCGACATCTGCCGCGCCGAAGAGCCACTTCTCGCCGAGTTGGAGCCCGCACACTTCGCGGCGTGCCATCATCCCCGGTTGTGA
- the poxB gene encoding ubiquinone-dependent pyruvate dehydrogenase codes for MPTVAQHLIAALKSSGINRVYGLPGDSLNGFTDAIRRSEGMSWEHVRHEETAAFAATADAALTGQLAVCAGSCGPGNTHLINGLYDAQRTRVPVLAIAAHIPLSEVGTGYFQETHPQELFRECSVYCELVSTPEMAPRLVEIAMRTAVEENGVAVLVIPGEVFLAKLPDREWNTKPVRPTRSVLRPDDESLRRAADILNAGSRVTILGGAGTAGAHTELLRLAETLNSPIVHAFRGKEHIEYDNPFDVGMTGLLGFASGYKAIKEADVLLMLGTDFPYSQFYPDNAQVIQVDIRGSHLGRRTPVDLGLVGSVKDTIDALLPLLSRKADRAHLDRSLNHYQRTRKSLDSLAVNDRDKTPIRPEYVAGVVNQLAHDDTVFTFDVGSPTIWAARYLTMNGRRRLTGSFTHGTMACALPHAIGAQTAFPGRQVIALAGDGGLAMGFGELLTLVQNNLPVKVIVFNNSSLNFVELEMKAAGVVNFGTELKNPDFGAVAQAIGMFGRRVEQPADLEQAVADALAHDGPALIDVVTARQEMSIPPAISAEQAKGFTLYAIRTILAGRADELLDLVSTNVARRILD; via the coding sequence GTGCCGACCGTCGCCCAGCACCTCATCGCAGCGCTGAAATCCAGTGGCATCAACCGCGTCTACGGCCTACCGGGCGACAGCCTCAACGGCTTCACCGACGCGATCCGACGATCCGAGGGCATGTCGTGGGAGCACGTCCGCCACGAGGAGACGGCCGCGTTCGCCGCGACCGCCGACGCCGCGCTGACCGGTCAGCTGGCGGTATGCGCCGGTAGCTGCGGACCCGGCAACACCCATCTCATCAACGGCCTCTATGACGCTCAGCGCACCCGGGTGCCGGTGCTGGCGATCGCGGCGCACATCCCGCTCAGCGAGGTCGGAACCGGCTACTTCCAGGAGACGCATCCCCAGGAGCTGTTCCGGGAATGCAGCGTCTACTGCGAGTTGGTCAGCACTCCGGAAATGGCCCCACGCCTGGTCGAGATCGCGATGCGCACCGCGGTCGAGGAAAACGGTGTCGCGGTCTTGGTGATACCCGGCGAGGTGTTCCTGGCCAAGCTTCCCGACCGTGAGTGGAACACCAAGCCGGTGCGACCGACCCGCTCGGTGCTGCGTCCCGACGACGAGTCCCTGCGCCGCGCGGCGGACATCCTCAACGCCGGCTCGCGCGTGACCATTCTCGGTGGCGCCGGAACCGCGGGCGCGCACACCGAGCTGCTCCGGCTTGCCGAGACGCTGAATTCGCCTATCGTGCATGCGTTCCGCGGCAAAGAGCACATCGAGTACGACAACCCGTTCGACGTCGGGATGACCGGCCTGCTCGGTTTCGCATCTGGATACAAAGCCATCAAGGAAGCCGACGTGCTGCTGATGCTGGGCACCGACTTCCCGTACTCGCAGTTCTATCCCGACAACGCTCAAGTCATCCAGGTCGACATCCGCGGCAGCCATCTCGGCAGGCGTACGCCGGTGGATCTCGGCTTGGTCGGTTCGGTGAAGGACACCATCGACGCGCTGCTGCCGCTGCTGTCCCGCAAGGCCGACCGGGCGCACCTGGACCGGTCGCTCAACCACTATCAGCGCACCCGCAAGTCATTGGACTCGCTGGCCGTCAACGACCGCGACAAGACTCCTATTCGTCCGGAATACGTTGCGGGCGTGGTCAATCAGCTCGCACACGACGACACCGTCTTCACCTTCGACGTCGGTTCACCCACCATCTGGGCGGCGCGGTACCTGACCATGAATGGCCGGCGACGGCTCACCGGATCCTTCACCCACGGCACGATGGCGTGCGCGCTGCCGCATGCGATCGGCGCTCAGACCGCATTCCCGGGACGTCAGGTGATCGCCCTCGCCGGTGACGGCGGGTTGGCCATGGGGTTCGGCGAGCTGCTCACCCTGGTGCAGAACAACCTGCCGGTGAAGGTGATCGTCTTCAACAACTCGTCGTTGAACTTCGTCGAGCTGGAGATGAAAGCCGCTGGGGTGGTGAACTTCGGCACGGAGCTGAAGAACCCCGATTTCGGGGCTGTCGCCCAGGCGATCGGAATGTTCGGCCGCCGAGTCGAGCAGCCTGCCGACTTGGAGCAGGCCGTCGCCGACGCACTGGCCCATGACGGCCCGGCGCTCATCGATGTCGTGACGGCGCGGCAGGAAATGTCCATTCCGCCAGCCATTTCCGCCGAGCAGGCCAAGGGTTTCACGCTGTACGCGATCCGCACCATCCTGGCCGGTCGCGCCGACGAGCTGCTCGATCTGGTGAGCACCAACGTCGCGCGGCGCATCCTCGACTAG
- a CDS encoding alcohol dehydrogenase catalytic domain-containing protein — MATHRAVHVKSANAPLELTEVQTTSPPPDHVRIAVNACGVCGTDHAFVTGAFPNLTWPITPGHEIAGTIAELGSGVDGFAVGDRVAVGWFGGNCNACLPCRKGQFMQCVNLEIPSWNYPGGYAESVIVPRTALARIPDGLSFAEAAPMGCAGVTTYNALRTTRAVAGDRVAVLGIGGLGHLGVQWARAMGFETIAIARGAGKADDAKELGAHHYIDSTASDVGEALQKLGGAQVVLATAANSAAMAATVPGLAPQGELVIVGATFDPLPIAPGDLIFGNFSVVGHPSGTSADVEDTLHFALQSGVRARIEERPLAEAAEAYAAMDEGRARYRMVLTM; from the coding sequence ATGGCCACGCATCGCGCCGTCCACGTGAAATCAGCCAATGCCCCGCTGGAGCTGACGGAGGTGCAGACCACCTCACCCCCGCCGGACCATGTGCGCATCGCGGTCAACGCCTGCGGAGTGTGCGGTACCGACCACGCCTTCGTCACCGGGGCGTTCCCGAACCTCACCTGGCCCATCACGCCCGGCCACGAGATCGCCGGCACGATCGCCGAACTCGGCTCGGGTGTCGACGGTTTCGCGGTCGGCGACCGGGTGGCGGTGGGCTGGTTCGGCGGCAACTGCAACGCCTGTCTGCCCTGTCGCAAGGGCCAGTTCATGCAGTGCGTGAATCTGGAGATCCCGAGCTGGAACTATCCGGGCGGCTATGCCGAGTCGGTCATCGTGCCCCGCACCGCGCTCGCACGCATCCCTGACGGTCTGTCGTTCGCCGAAGCCGCCCCGATGGGGTGCGCCGGGGTGACGACCTACAACGCGCTGCGCACCACCCGCGCGGTGGCCGGCGACCGGGTCGCCGTCCTGGGCATCGGCGGGCTCGGCCATCTTGGCGTGCAGTGGGCCCGCGCCATGGGGTTCGAGACGATCGCAATCGCGCGCGGGGCAGGAAAGGCCGACGACGCCAAAGAATTGGGTGCCCACCACTACATCGACTCCACGGCCAGTGACGTCGGCGAGGCACTGCAGAAACTGGGCGGCGCGCAGGTGGTGCTAGCCACCGCGGCCAACTCCGCAGCCATGGCGGCCACGGTCCCGGGGCTGGCACCGCAGGGCGAGCTGGTGATCGTCGGGGCCACATTCGATCCGCTGCCCATCGCTCCGGGCGATCTGATCTTCGGTAACTTCAGCGTGGTGGGCCATCCGTCGGGCACCTCCGCCGACGTCGAAGACACCCTGCACTTCGCGCTGCAATCCGGGGTCCGGGCCCGCATTGAGGAGCGGCCCCTGGCCGAGGCCGCCGAAGCGTACGCAGCGATGGACGAAGGCCGTGCGCGCTACCGCATGGTCCTGACGATGTAG